From a region of the Eretmochelys imbricata isolate rEreImb1 chromosome 6, rEreImb1.hap1, whole genome shotgun sequence genome:
- the LOC144266025 gene encoding olfactory receptor-like protein OLF2, protein MQEGNHSEVTEFILSGLTDRPELQVPLFAVFLLINGITLVGNGGMILLIWIDPRLHTPMYFFLSHLSFCDLCVSLIISPKMLLNFLAERKNISYTACAVQMFLAIIFGDLEGLLLAVMAYDRYVAICNPLLYTVSMSRQLCILLVAGVYAVGVLDSVFNTCFTFRLSFCSSNIINHFFCDVPPLLALSCSDTHINEIVIFAFISCIQVISFVTILLSYVYITSTILQMRSADGWHKAFSTCTFHLTAVVLFYGPQLFMYLRPTSSYSMDTDKVTAVFYTLVIPMLNPLIYSLRNTEVKDALKIAMNKLQSNS, encoded by the coding sequence ATGCAAGAGGGAAATCACTCGGaggtgactgagttcattctctcaggactgacagatcgtccggagctgcaggtccccctgTTTGCAGTGTTCCTATTGATTAATGGTATcaccctggtggggaatggggggatgatcttgttaatctGGATTGATCCCCGActgcacacccccatgtactttttcctcagtcatttgtctttctgtgacctctgcgtttccttgataatttcccctaagatgctgctgaatttcttagcCGAGAGGAAAAACATTTCTTACACTGCCTGTGCTGTGCAAATGTTTCTCGCTATCATTTTTGGAGATCTTGAGGGgctcttgctggctgtgatggcgtatgaccgttatgtggccatctgtaacccactgctctATACGGTGAGcatgtccaggcagctttgtatactgctggtggctggggtgtacGCTGTGGGGGTGCTGGATTCAGTGTTCAACACGTGTTTTACGTttcggctgtcattctgcagctccaacatcatcaatcatttcttctgtgatgtcCCCCCACTGTTGGcgctctcctgttctgacacccacatcaatgagattgtgatCTTTGCTTTCATCAGCTGCATTCAAGTGATCAGCTTTGTGACTatcctcctctcctatgtctatatcacctccaccatcctgcagatgCGCTCCGCCGATGGCTggcacaaagccttctccacctgcactttccacttgacCGCTGTGGTCCTGTTTTATGGCCCCCAACTCTTCATGTACttacgtcccacctccagctattccatggatACAGACAAAGTTACCGCCGTGTTTTACACActggtgatccccatgttgaaccccctcatctacagcctgaggaacacagAGGTGAAGGATGCCCTGAAGATAGCAATGAATAAACTCCAAAGCAATTCTTGA